A single window of Metallosphaera hakonensis JCM 8857 = DSM 7519 DNA harbors:
- the upsB gene encoding pilin subunit UpsB, producing MKFVRNRKGASEIFSALLVTIIVLSLSGPLLYYYHEINSAEKTTTNQLISNEILQLEIKIKIIKLSNSTSNIYVYNYGSLNANIQEVIIGKSIFRTSFELDSGSLTALSAIIGNRTVTTPIILKINGLYFTES from the coding sequence ATGAAATTCGTTAGAAATAGAAAAGGAGCATCAGAGATTTTTTCAGCTCTTCTAGTTACGATAATTGTTTTATCTTTAAGCGGACCCCTTCTATATTATTATCATGAGATAAATAGTGCAGAAAAAACCACGACTAATCAGTTAATTTCCAATGAAATACTTCAATTAGAAATAAAAATTAAAATAATTAAATTATCGAATTCCACAAGTAATATTTACGTTTACAACTATGGCTCTCTAAATGCGAATATCCAGGAAGTTATAATCGGCAAGTCCATATTCAGGACATCGTTTGAATTAGATAGCGGGTCCTTGACTGCATTATCAGCTATTATTGGTAATAGAACTGTGACGACTCCAATAATATTAAAGATTAATGGGTTATATTTTACAGAAAGCTAA
- the upsA gene encoding pilin subunit UpsA gives MKTRKGVSSILGTILIISITLALGGLLFGYSRGLFNNLSTNENLYTQYELLSSTGGFGYLQYTLKNNGNVALHVEYIDITGNGTNDRIPINIILQPGEEVQNLTAISNIVSGNYYSVVVIAQTQNGQLYDTISNVLAVNQ, from the coding sequence TTGAAAACAAGAAAAGGTGTGTCTTCTATTCTGGGAACCATATTAATAATATCAATTACTCTAGCCCTAGGAGGGCTTTTGTTTGGTTATAGCAGAGGTTTATTCAATAATCTTTCCACAAATGAAAATCTTTACACTCAATATGAGTTACTGTCTTCAACCGGAGGTTTTGGATATTTGCAATATACACTAAAAAATAATGGAAATGTAGCTCTCCATGTGGAATATATTGACATAACAGGAAACGGAACTAACGACAGAATTCCGATTAATATAATTTTGCAACCTGGAGAAGAAGTACAGAACCTCACCGCAATAAGTAATATCGTTTCAGGTAATTATTACTCTGTCGTGGTTATAGCCCAAACGCAGAATGGTCAACTCTACGATACTATCTCCAATGTCTTGGCGGTGAACCAATGA
- the upsF gene encoding membrane pilin protein UpsF: MQQLQSKNPLDKLINIIVSLLNYIGNIGFLSKISSLKLFYHTIKSSIDIYGGDIETIEAISRKIWLPLLLLVIICGVTILLFGYYFLPLIILAVFIYFYPVIYTIIKKQEYLSKLNMEILPFAIILYLNTTLGRGLGDAFNDILQSSYFVELKKEFDAIRKYNLFLGESFMTAIQHRLKIIQGHAISMIYSIAISSQYTGVSISQRSIELLNRLMENMRESFTSYVARSSEIVEVMFSIFLLVPIIVIGFQGLSGGNNTVLLLVPLITSPALYLWISSSQPKLGHHIKISRVQAIALLGSFILLFIPLNILYRIVLEVIAIQIALYPSFSNQINQDKILRDLPKLLREISDYAKIGYSIRTSLERIDLRNVGLEKVTIKVINNIRKKIALGEEMRADDVSNDQIKLVFEILNILDKKGIEGVRVVQELSDLVESIILSRMKIQRELRTFTGLAIITPFLFWFATSSMSAISNFPTTTINLINLGYSLVLSALYSKIYRFSLLNPPLYIVVSIITLLLSFIPPGLIL; this comes from the coding sequence ATGCAACAGCTACAATCTAAAAACCCATTAGATAAATTGATTAATATCATTGTTTCCTTACTTAATTACATAGGAAATATAGGATTTCTTTCTAAAATCTCTTCACTAAAACTATTCTATCACACTATTAAGTCCAGTATTGACATATATGGTGGAGACATAGAGACGATCGAGGCAATCTCAAGAAAAATTTGGCTTCCCTTACTCCTTCTAGTGATTATATGTGGCGTAACAATTCTTCTATTTGGGTATTATTTTTTACCATTAATAATTCTAGCAGTATTTATCTACTTTTATCCTGTTATATACACAATTATCAAAAAACAAGAATACCTCTCGAAATTAAATATGGAAATCTTACCTTTCGCAATTATACTTTATCTGAACACAACACTGGGACGCGGACTAGGAGATGCTTTCAATGATATTCTTCAATCAAGTTACTTTGTAGAGTTAAAAAAGGAATTTGATGCAATTAGAAAATATAATCTGTTTCTAGGTGAGTCCTTTATGACCGCAATCCAACATAGGCTTAAGATAATTCAGGGTCACGCAATATCTATGATATATTCAATTGCAATCTCCTCACAGTACACTGGAGTATCTATTAGTCAACGATCCATTGAACTGCTAAACAGACTGATGGAAAACATGAGAGAGTCCTTTACATCATATGTTGCCCGGTCCTCCGAGATCGTAGAAGTGATGTTCTCCATTTTTCTTCTAGTTCCTATAATTGTAATAGGGTTCCAAGGACTAAGCGGGGGAAATAACACTGTCCTTCTTTTAGTCCCATTGATCACTTCTCCGGCTCTCTATCTCTGGATATCCTCTTCACAGCCTAAGCTAGGTCATCACATTAAGATTAGTAGAGTTCAGGCAATTGCTCTTTTAGGATCCTTTATTCTTCTCTTTATTCCTTTGAATATATTGTATAGGATAGTTCTAGAAGTGATAGCTATTCAGATTGCTCTATATCCATCTTTTTCTAATCAAATAAATCAAGATAAAATTCTCAGAGATCTACCGAAATTACTGAGAGAGATATCAGATTATGCTAAGATAGGATATAGTATTAGAACATCATTGGAGAGAATTGACCTGAGAAATGTGGGCTTAGAGAAGGTTACGATTAAGGTTATAAATAATATAAGGAAAAAAATTGCACTAGGAGAAGAAATGAGAGCTGATGACGTCTCTAACGATCAGATTAAATTAGTCTTTGAAATACTCAACATATTAGATAAGAAAGGAATAGAAGGCGTGAGGGTTGTACAGGAGCTAAGTGATTTAGTGGAATCTATAATCCTTTCGAGAATGAAAATCCAAAGGGAACTTAGAACATTTACAGGTTTAGCGATCATAACTCCATTTCTCTTTTGGTTCGCCACTTCGTCCATGTCAGCTATCTCCAATTTCCCCACAACCACAATCAATCTGATTAACTTAGGATACAGTCTCGTGCTCTCAGCCTTGTACTCAAAGATTTATAGATTCTCCTTGCTGAACCCTCCGCTGTATATCGTTGTCTCCATAATTACCCTCTTACTTTCATTCATCCCACCCGGATTAATTTTATGA
- a CDS encoding type II/IV secretion system ATPase subunit — protein MGRRILEEYSILGNKVSIIDDDGRGLYIVEKKKSDNTEQNIVNSILDEVYFSSKTTTEAESKLIEIITKKNLDRSLTEKAMYELKKKLLYDEITVPISDPDIEEIECMGPGLPITVIHRKYSNYIRLYTNIVINREEEILKIIEKLATRASKSVSIAKPYLEFSLPEGHRVAATISNEISNPGSTFDIRKFPVSPISLVELIKSNSLSVEMASYLWLLMEYKPFYLIVGSTGSGKTTMLNALLNFTSPDSKILSIEDTPELNLIGKNWIRFFSRQSLASTYDVSIGDLSRLALRYRPDYLIIGEVRGKEIETLIHASSSGHGSFSTFHGGKPSDVVTRVVSLLPKELAIMFLNSIWGFILVGRRLSDGKVIKAINAIYETQKTNGKIRFKRILWYSFKTKRYEPNDFSKILKTSEKLKYIQTTYGYRESDLLNELNKRKQFLTNLIDSNIVDNGVIQEEIGKFYRGMSIYATATI, from the coding sequence ATGGGTAGACGGATACTTGAAGAATACTCAATTCTCGGAAATAAGGTTTCGATTATCGACGATGATGGAAGGGGACTTTATATAGTAGAAAAGAAAAAGTCTGATAATACAGAGCAAAACATAGTAAACTCTATTCTTGACGAGGTTTATTTCAGCTCCAAGACAACAACAGAAGCAGAATCTAAATTAATTGAAATTATTACAAAGAAAAATCTAGATCGTTCCCTAACTGAGAAGGCAATGTATGAATTAAAAAAGAAACTGCTTTATGACGAAATAACTGTTCCTATCTCCGATCCAGACATAGAGGAGATTGAGTGTATGGGGCCAGGACTTCCGATCACCGTTATACATAGGAAATACTCCAATTATATAAGATTATATACTAACATAGTAATAAATAGGGAAGAAGAAATTCTCAAAATAATTGAGAAATTAGCTACAAGAGCCAGTAAATCTGTAAGTATAGCCAAACCCTATCTTGAATTCTCTCTCCCTGAAGGACATAGAGTTGCCGCAACCATATCGAACGAAATCTCGAATCCAGGTTCCACTTTCGACATCAGAAAATTTCCAGTTTCCCCAATATCTCTAGTAGAACTAATAAAATCCAATTCCTTAAGTGTCGAAATGGCGTCATACCTTTGGTTATTAATGGAGTATAAACCGTTCTACCTTATAGTCGGATCTACTGGATCAGGAAAAACAACTATGCTCAACGCATTATTAAATTTTACTAGCCCAGATTCAAAGATTTTGAGTATAGAAGACACTCCAGAACTAAATCTAATTGGAAAAAACTGGATAAGATTCTTCTCTAGGCAGAGTCTAGCCTCGACCTATGATGTTTCAATTGGAGATTTATCTAGACTCGCCCTAAGATATAGACCAGATTATTTAATCATCGGAGAGGTCAGGGGAAAAGAAATCGAAACTTTGATTCATGCCTCATCGTCAGGTCATGGTTCTTTTAGCACCTTTCATGGAGGCAAACCCTCCGATGTCGTTACTAGAGTAGTGAGTTTGTTACCGAAGGAGTTAGCCATTATGTTTCTAAATAGTATTTGGGGATTTATCCTGGTAGGCAGAAGGCTCTCTGATGGTAAAGTTATTAAGGCGATCAACGCGATTTACGAAACTCAAAAAACTAACGGTAAGATAAGATTTAAAAGAATTTTATGGTATTCATTTAAGACTAAAAGATATGAGCCCAACGATTTCTCTAAAATATTAAAGACATCTGAAAAGCTTAAATATATTCAAACGACCTATGGTTATAGAGAAAGCGACTTATTAAACGAATTGAATAAAAGAAAGCAATTTCTAACCAATCTAATAGATTCAAATATTGTCGATAATGGAGTCATACAGGAGGAAATAGGGAAATTCTATAGAGGAATGAGCATATATGCAACAGCTACAATCTAA
- the upsX gene encoding protein UpsX has product MEEIHQIDLPFEIEGMIFKKDSNFSLITSAITQPDIQLYPSFSIKGDIWRYQRGNALVEVIDGKENIHKCLEDECQRAWLINFVSVHDEIRPILGVKDKYIYEGEQFSFFGKRLNVAFLKENSKTVLFYRNKEYIFDDVKKIGITKLGISLVKDESTDVLTWDGSKKTLDVRGIIANLEKNELIYQDLQNKVIFNERIIGLCNENFDLISKGQGWILGSCDGVARYYFQGVWKDLGKIDPLKSDGSDSFIALAYPRKSIILDRTLSPVFSLKESITGLDRKKAVLLANNKVIVIDLVNTQEVLVSHDSEGKLLIRYPLGYSLTKGDLLVTLNKEINSAIHERIEYLGSNDSEGITLSSDFIEAPISFKTNSPPINIDFTGKLFLAENNGKVKEGDGNSILIGKLRLSRRVDSEIRLRISLGSVTKIIKLDKDGNIKIPMEIRWIKSKIVELKLELLFKDIVISSVSCIIPIVKVKKPLNMRKIVVNKGNIIAEIKRYENELFFWDDIGIHPTYNQKILIKSYNQGESSKTGNINIKIVEQSNPFIEINIKDSMIQMPKIWIEGNYLHIIPILNVDTIIQIYYSTYVYTGFKAHVFFPLDPAYNTIIMKIILGNLVIEKRFIINSVTLSLMTAVRSALTLQELTETAGVP; this is encoded by the coding sequence GTGGAGGAGATCCACCAGATAGATCTTCCCTTTGAAATTGAAGGAATGATATTTAAAAAAGACAGTAATTTTTCTTTAATTACATCGGCAATAACGCAGCCAGACATACAGCTTTATCCTAGTTTCAGCATCAAGGGGGATATCTGGAGATATCAAAGAGGAAATGCTCTCGTTGAGGTAATCGATGGAAAGGAGAATATACATAAATGTTTAGAGGACGAATGTCAAAGGGCCTGGTTAATCAATTTCGTAAGTGTTCATGACGAAATTAGACCAATCCTTGGAGTTAAGGATAAGTACATATATGAAGGAGAGCAATTTTCCTTTTTCGGAAAACGATTAAATGTAGCTTTCCTAAAGGAAAATTCTAAGACAGTGCTTTTTTATAGAAATAAGGAATATATATTTGATGATGTTAAGAAAATTGGAATCACAAAACTTGGAATCTCGCTTGTTAAGGATGAATCTACAGATGTTCTTACATGGGATGGCTCCAAGAAAACATTAGACGTGAGAGGAATTATAGCTAATTTAGAAAAAAATGAATTAATATATCAGGATCTTCAAAATAAGGTAATATTCAATGAAAGGATAATAGGTCTATGTAATGAAAATTTCGATTTAATTTCTAAAGGGCAAGGTTGGATATTGGGAAGTTGTGATGGTGTCGCAAGATATTATTTTCAAGGAGTATGGAAAGATCTAGGTAAAATCGACCCGTTAAAGAGTGACGGAAGCGATTCCTTCATAGCTCTAGCTTATCCAAGAAAATCTATAATTTTAGACCGTACCCTGAGTCCTGTTTTCTCGTTGAAAGAAAGTATAACTGGCTTAGATAGAAAAAAAGCCGTTCTACTGGCAAATAATAAGGTGATCGTAATTGACCTAGTTAACACTCAGGAAGTTCTAGTTTCCCACGATTCTGAGGGAAAACTATTGATTAGATACCCTTTGGGTTACTCTTTAACCAAAGGAGATCTATTGGTTACCTTAAATAAGGAAATAAATTCGGCCATTCATGAAAGGATTGAATATCTAGGATCTAATGATAGTGAGGGGATAACTCTATCGTCGGATTTCATTGAAGCTCCAATAAGTTTCAAGACTAACTCACCCCCCATAAACATAGACTTCACAGGCAAGCTGTTTCTCGCAGAAAACAATGGAAAGGTAAAGGAAGGAGATGGTAATTCAATTCTTATCGGAAAATTAAGGTTGTCCAGAAGAGTTGATTCTGAAATAAGATTGAGAATATCTTTAGGTTCAGTTACTAAGATAATAAAGCTCGATAAAGATGGGAATATTAAGATTCCAATGGAAATAAGATGGATTAAATCTAAAATAGTTGAACTAAAGCTAGAATTACTGTTCAAGGACATAGTAATTTCAAGTGTTAGTTGCATAATTCCTATAGTTAAAGTTAAAAAGCCCCTTAATATGAGGAAGATTGTTGTTAATAAGGGAAACATTATCGCTGAAATTAAGAGATATGAGAATGAGTTATTCTTTTGGGATGATATTGGAATTCATCCTACATATAACCAAAAAATTTTGATTAAGTCTTATAATCAGGGAGAAAGCAGTAAAACTGGAAATATTAATATAAAAATAGTGGAACAATCTAATCCCTTTATAGAAATTAATATTAAAGATTCAATGATACAGATGCCCAAGATTTGGATAGAGGGAAATTACCTTCATATAATTCCAATTTTAAATGTAGATACAATTATTCAAATTTACTACTCCACTTATGTGTATACTGGCTTTAAGGCTCATGTTTTCTTCCCCCTCGATCCAGCCTATAATACCATCATCATGAAAATTATACTAGGAAATTTAGTCATAGAAAAACGTTTTATAATAAACTCGGTTACTTTGAGTTTGATGACTGCAGTTAGATCTGCATTAACTTTGCAAGAGTTAACTGAAACTGCCGGTGTACCGTGA
- a CDS encoding cobalt-precorrin-7 (C(5))-methyltransferase, whose product MGNLRRHSNSWPKIFGAGPGNPEYLTLKLVKELATAKKVIATERILRMIRPYTRAELIELDENEKFYAMIKSVGDEEGTYLLSTGDPMIAGLGKFFSNSQIEPGISSIQRCASLIHEPLIDSVLLSTRYGKNYDKIKLALEIGLGVFILPEPNLNVGQTARKLMSYIGSTVEMSVCLDLTLESQRIYRGSIMDLMNIDDNGLKVIFIKPPHI is encoded by the coding sequence TTGGGAAATCTGAGGAGGCATTCAAATTCTTGGCCTAAGATCTTCGGTGCTGGCCCAGGGAATCCAGAGTATTTAACGCTTAAGTTAGTCAAAGAATTAGCAACCGCCAAAAAAGTTATTGCAACTGAAAGAATACTTAGAATGATAAGGCCTTACACGAGGGCCGAACTTATCGAACTGGACGAGAACGAAAAATTTTACGCTATGATCAAGTCTGTGGGAGATGAAGAGGGAACATATCTACTATCAACAGGGGATCCAATGATTGCTGGGTTAGGAAAATTCTTTTCGAATTCCCAAATAGAGCCAGGTATAAGTTCTATTCAAAGATGCGCCTCCCTTATCCATGAGCCGCTTATTGATAGTGTACTACTCTCAACAAGATATGGTAAAAATTATGATAAAATTAAACTCGCTTTGGAGATAGGTCTTGGTGTTTTCATTTTACCTGAGCCTAATCTCAATGTAGGCCAGACGGCGAGAAAACTAATGAGTTATATCGGTTCAACAGTGGAGATGAGCGTTTGCCTGGATTTAACTCTAGAGAGTCAAAGAATTTATAGAGGGAGCATTATGGATCTGATGAACATAGACGATAATGGATTGAAAGTTATTTTCATTAAACCCCCTCATATTTAA
- the cbiD gene encoding cobalt-precorrin-5B (C(1))-methyltransferase CbiD codes for MSVRIPLDYQPVSPSLSNAKSAKRKVLKMGFTTGTALSAASKGCAHALKGEMKDAVVVSTPIGLRLEIPLNYVKVDGEWCESSVTKNGGDDPDDTNGMEIIVRMRLNNDIGFITLKAIRGLGLVINKGLPVKPGEPAINPVPRKQLIDNLKEVLGEKFGAEIEVIIPRGDSISRKTFNPKLGIEGGVSILGTSGIVKPMSLISWFASMVEQLDVARNYGLDYVVLVPGNIGETSARRKLRVDERSIVQMAIFTGGMLKAAAKRGFREILLYGHMGKLIKSAIGIWNTHYKYGDGRLEIITAYAAKHGVSHEDLKRILNAKTTDDALNILRHYKADVIFNDIANRIVENSTNLIEGKAKVHCILVDMEGEIVGKSEEAFKFLA; via the coding sequence TTGAGCGTAAGGATACCACTAGATTATCAGCCTGTATCGCCTTCTCTATCCAATGCTAAATCTGCCAAAAGAAAGGTACTAAAAATGGGTTTTACTACCGGCACTGCCTTATCCGCTGCTTCGAAGGGGTGTGCCCATGCGCTTAAGGGAGAAATGAAAGACGCAGTAGTAGTGTCTACTCCAATTGGCCTGAGACTGGAGATTCCTCTAAACTACGTAAAAGTTGATGGAGAGTGGTGCGAATCATCGGTAACGAAAAACGGAGGGGATGACCCAGATGATACCAATGGTATGGAAATTATTGTCAGAATGAGATTGAACAATGATATAGGTTTCATTACGTTAAAGGCGATTCGAGGTTTAGGTTTAGTTATAAATAAGGGCTTACCGGTAAAGCCAGGAGAGCCAGCAATAAATCCTGTACCGCGAAAGCAACTTATTGATAACCTTAAGGAAGTCCTGGGGGAGAAATTTGGAGCAGAGATAGAGGTAATCATACCTAGAGGGGATAGTATATCGAGGAAGACATTTAACCCAAAACTTGGGATTGAGGGTGGGGTTTCCATTCTAGGTACAAGCGGAATTGTAAAGCCAATGAGTTTAATTTCATGGTTCGCATCTATGGTGGAACAGTTGGACGTAGCTCGAAATTATGGTTTGGATTACGTCGTATTAGTCCCAGGAAATATAGGAGAGACTAGTGCAAGAAGGAAGTTGAGGGTAGATGAGAGATCCATAGTTCAGATGGCCATTTTCACTGGAGGCATGTTAAAGGCGGCAGCTAAGAGGGGCTTCAGGGAGATATTGTTATATGGTCATATGGGGAAGTTGATAAAAAGCGCAATCGGAATATGGAATACCCATTATAAATACGGAGACGGTCGGTTAGAAATCATAACTGCATATGCTGCAAAACACGGTGTTTCTCATGAGGATCTAAAGAGGATACTAAATGCTAAAACCACGGATGATGCCTTAAACATATTAAGGCATTACAAGGCTGATGTCATCTTTAATGATATTGCCAATAGAATTGTAGAAAATTCTACAAATTTGATTGAAGGTAAAGCAAAAGTACATTGTATTTTAGTAGACATGGAAGGTGAAATAGTTGGGAAATCTGAGGAGGCATTCAAATTCTTGGCCTAA
- a CDS encoding RsmB/NOP family class I SAM-dependent RNA methyltransferase has translation MDFLSTVLYFIEKGQPLPISFKKTKQFRKIKNANYDELFELSRKLVLAYYGLKGRSRKKKVISFLKEGAEVTLPGWMERRLRNLVNFESYVTALRSGTAQWFRINRIKGDEDKVLKSLESKGIIFERDTSFKYIYKVISGNITKTEEFKEYKVIIQDKASVAVVEALKPERGDLIFEMASAPGLKAELIYEITEGDVELVLAELDEDRIAKERDLLLKYGVNLTRVDIVNQDSTMNSIIRADKVLVDAPCTTSGLISKDPSILLSLRTPEKVLHFAKIQESMLSEALKLRFKKGVYSVCSIFPEEGELILEKFSNRLIDTEIQGRSSSHQDRVSSRFIRFFSYLDDTEDFFIATFRGSEDF, from the coding sequence GTGGATTTTCTATCAACGGTGTTATACTTCATAGAAAAGGGACAACCACTTCCAATTTCATTCAAAAAGACCAAACAATTTAGAAAAATAAAAAATGCAAACTACGATGAACTTTTCGAACTATCTAGGAAATTAGTTCTTGCTTATTATGGTCTCAAGGGACGTTCACGTAAGAAAAAGGTAATTTCGTTTCTAAAGGAGGGTGCAGAAGTCACATTACCAGGTTGGATGGAGAGAAGACTTCGAAACTTAGTTAATTTTGAAAGTTACGTTACAGCTCTAAGATCAGGGACTGCCCAATGGTTTAGAATAAACAGGATTAAAGGCGATGAAGATAAGGTACTTAAATCGCTAGAAAGTAAAGGAATAATCTTTGAGAGAGATACGAGTTTCAAGTATATCTATAAAGTGATTTCAGGGAATATTACAAAAACAGAGGAATTCAAGGAATATAAAGTAATAATACAGGATAAGGCAAGTGTAGCTGTTGTTGAGGCATTAAAACCAGAGAGAGGGGACCTCATATTTGAGATGGCTTCAGCCCCTGGATTGAAAGCTGAACTGATCTATGAAATTACTGAGGGAGACGTGGAACTAGTGCTTGCTGAATTAGACGAGGATCGAATTGCAAAGGAGAGAGATTTATTGCTAAAATACGGAGTAAATCTAACGAGGGTAGATATAGTGAATCAGGATTCTACGATGAACTCCATTATTAGAGCCGACAAGGTCCTAGTAGACGCTCCGTGTACTACCTCGGGATTGATTTCCAAGGATCCATCAATCCTTCTGAGTCTTCGTACACCTGAAAAGGTTCTCCATTTCGCTAAAATTCAAGAATCAATGCTTAGCGAAGCGCTTAAACTTCGTTTTAAAAAAGGCGTATATTCTGTCTGTTCTATTTTTCCAGAAGAGGGAGAATTGATCTTGGAGAAGTTCTCCAACAGGTTAATTGACACCGAGATTCAGGGTCGCAGCTCTTCCCATCAGGATAGGGTAAGTTCTCGTTTCATAAGATTCTTCAGTTATCTTGATGATACGGAAGATTTCTTTATTGCAACTTTTAGGGGGAGTGAAGACTTTTGA
- a CDS encoding precorrin-8X methylmutase — translation MTDMDNIAIEGERRVRSVLGEVLDLLDPREAKVVSRAVRSTGDLDLVGTLRFSKEALTVGPKLIRKGILVDTRMAKVALGNLGIYKEPIVKNNRYMSQDIVEGWASEINGRAVLIGTSPLALEKLLDLIDSGARPGLVIGVPVGLVNAISAKLRLARQSKVEFITNISVKGGVALGVSITRALMEIE, via the coding sequence ATGACTGACATGGATAATATCGCCATTGAGGGAGAACGAAGAGTTAGAAGCGTTCTAGGTGAGGTATTGGACCTTTTAGACCCGAGAGAGGCAAAGGTAGTATCTAGGGCAGTCAGAAGTACAGGAGATCTAGATCTTGTGGGAACTTTGAGGTTCTCAAAAGAGGCATTAACTGTGGGTCCTAAACTTATTAGAAAAGGTATCCTAGTGGATACAAGAATGGCCAAAGTAGCACTGGGAAATTTAGGAATATATAAGGAACCTATAGTTAAAAATAATAGATACATGTCCCAAGATATTGTAGAAGGTTGGGCTAGTGAGATTAATGGTAGGGCGGTGCTAATAGGGACTAGTCCCTTAGCCTTGGAAAAACTCCTCGACCTAATAGATTCAGGTGCAAGGCCAGGATTGGTTATAGGGGTTCCAGTAGGTCTAGTAAATGCTATTAGTGCGAAGTTGAGGTTAGCGAGACAAAGCAAGGTCGAGTTCATCACTAATATAAGTGTAAAGGGAGGAGTAGCCCTGGGAGTTAGCATTACAAGAGCCCTGATGGAAATTGAGTGA
- a CDS encoding NAD(P)/FAD-dependent oxidoreductase, with product MNEREVNTLIVGAGYSGLNTYYAVNKEAHVVSMDNVFKFRTAELRKIVNTGIKSEVPVPFVAKNKVLDIDVSSRLAVLEGEKIYAENLVITPGCLRSNWGKVIENALSSSYISLGTEDEKDEYLLLQLAFYLKKIGKNVRIQTSYLKWLGEPVESIVRSLADQVGISYTERPEFIIEECVPSHPFSFYQPNEFMEIADRVYVAGDIVKGWPKLGELAMRTGMYVGKRINGFSRSFEPIFIFILDAGNGFGLHIRSNKPWGGNLVSVKGSRIRPLLKRFIERYYIWTKGRMGFLVNL from the coding sequence ATGAATGAGAGAGAAGTCAATACTTTGATTGTAGGGGCCGGTTACTCTGGGCTTAACACGTATTATGCAGTTAACAAGGAAGCCCACGTGGTATCTATGGATAATGTCTTTAAATTCAGAACCGCTGAACTCAGAAAAATAGTTAATACAGGAATCAAATCTGAGGTTCCTGTTCCTTTCGTTGCAAAAAACAAGGTATTAGATATAGATGTTTCCTCTAGGCTAGCGGTGTTAGAAGGGGAAAAGATATACGCCGAAAACTTAGTAATTACACCTGGATGCCTGAGGAGTAATTGGGGGAAGGTTATAGAAAATGCATTATCTAGTTCGTATATTTCCCTAGGGACTGAAGACGAGAAAGACGAATATCTTCTTCTGCAGTTAGCCTTTTACCTTAAAAAAATCGGGAAGAACGTAAGGATCCAAACTTCGTATCTGAAATGGCTCGGTGAGCCCGTAGAATCTATAGTAAGGAGTCTTGCAGATCAAGTAGGTATCAGTTACACAGAGAGACCAGAATTTATAATAGAAGAATGTGTTCCTTCCCATCCATTTTCCTTCTATCAACCAAATGAGTTCATGGAAATAGCAGACCGTGTATACGTTGCTGGGGACATAGTGAAGGGATGGCCTAAGTTAGGAGAGCTTGCCATGAGGACCGGCATGTATGTTGGGAAGAGAATCAATGGTTTTTCAAGAAGTTTTGAACCAATATTTATCTTTATATTAGATGCAGGAAATGGGTTTGGACTACATATCAGATCAAATAAACCTTGGGGAGGGAATCTAGTTTCAGTAAAGGGATCCAGGATTAGACCACTTCTTAAAAGATTCATTGAAAGGTACTATATTTGGACAAAGGGTAGAATGGGATTTTTAGTTAACCTGTAA